From the Vicinamibacterales bacterium genome, the window CCAGCTGATCCGACCGGTCGACTCCCGCAGACCCTGAATCGGGAAGCGTTCCGGTTGATGCGGACCTTCGAGCACGTCACGCAGCGTGGCGGCCTTCTCCGAACCCGCGATCAGCACGAGGGTGGTCGCCGCGCCGGTCAGCACCGGCAGCGACAGCGTGATCCGATAAGCGGCGAGTGTGCCCACCCACGGCGCAATGACCAGCCGCGTCCGCTCCGCCAGGGCGGGCGAGCCCGGAAAGAGCGACGCCGTGTGTCCATCGGACCCCATGCCCAGGAGCATCAGATCGAACGACGGGCGCTCGCCCTCGCCGAGATCGAACACCTCGCGAAGCGTCCGCTCGTACGCCCACGCAGCGGAGTCCGCATCCGCGTACTCGGCGGCGATCCGATGGATCTGCGCCGCGGGTATCGGAACGTGGCAGAGCAACGCCTCGGAGACCATCCGATAGTTGCTGTCAGGATGCGTCGGTGGAACGTGGCGCTCGTCGCCCCAGCACACGTGGACGCCCTGCCAGGGAACGGCATCTCGAAGCGTGGCCTCCTCCGCGAGCAGCCGGTAGAGGCGCTTCGGGGTCGAGCCGCCCGACAGCGCGATGACGAAGCGGCCGCGGCGCTCAACCGCCTCCTTCGCAAGACGCACCACCGCATCGGCCGCGGTTCGGGCGACATCCTCAGGGTTGTCGACGACGGTCAGCCCAGGTCGCATGACACCCAGCATACGTCCGTTGGCGTCCTCACGGGTGCGTGAACAGACGTCCCACACACGGTCCTGCGGTATCATCTACGGTCCAGTCTGATCGGAGTGAGGGCGTGCAACCATGAACACTCGTGTGAACGTTCTCTGTATCGGCGCGGGCTACGTCGGGGGACCGACGATGGCGGTGATTGCCGACCGATGTCCGCACGCCACGGTCAATGTCGTTGACATCAACCAGGCCCGCATCGCAGCCTGGCAGAGCGACGATCTTCCCATCTTCGAACCCGGCCTTCTCGAGGTGGTGAAGCGGGCTCGCGGCCGGAACCTCCACTTCTCGACCGACATCGAGGCGGGCATCGCCGCTGCCGACATCATCTTCGTCTCCGTGAACACGCCGACAAAGACCTTCGGTGAGGGAGCGGGACGGGCCGCGGACCTGCAGTACTGGGAGAAGACGGCCCGGCAGATCCTCGCGTGCGCCACGGGCAACAAGATCGTCGTCGAGAAATCGACGCTGCCGGTGAGGACTGCCGAGGCGATGGATCGGATCCTCAACAGCAACACCCGCGGCCTGCGGTTCGAGGTCGTGTCGAACCCGGAGTTTCTCGCGGAGGGCACGGCCATCTCTGATCTCGAGAAGCCGGACCGGGTCCTCATCGGATCGCACGACACGCCAGACGGGATTCGCGCGAGGCTTGCGGTGGCCGAGCTGTACGCGACGTGGGTCCCGCGCGAACGGATCATCGAGTCGAGCCTCTGGAGCGCCGAGCTGACGAAACTGGTGGCCAACGCCTTTTTAGCTCAGAGGATTTCGTCGATCAATTCAATCTCTGCGCTCTGCGAGGTGACTGAGGCGGACGTGGACGAGGTGGCGTACGCGGTTGGCGCCGACTCGCGCATCGGGCCCCGCTTTCTCAGGGCGAGCGTGGGCTTCGGCGGGTCCTGCTTCAAGAAGGACATCCTCAACCTCGTGTACATCGCGCAGAGCCACGGGCTGGATGAGGTGGCTCGGTACTGGGAAGCCGTCGTGCAGATGAACGAGTGGCAGGAGGCCCGCTTCGTCCGCCGGATGCTCGTCAGCATGTTCAACACCGTGGCCGGCAAGCGGATCGCGCTCTTCGGCTTCGCGTTCAAGGCGGAGACCGGAGATACGCGCGAATCGCCCGCCCTGGCCGTCACGCGGCAACTCGCGGAGGAGCGCGCGTACCTGGTGATCACCGATCCCAAGGCGCTCGACAATGCACGCGTGGATACGGCGGGCCTGGCGTGTGCGATCGAGTTCGAGCCGGACCCCTACCTGGCGGCCCGCGGTGCGCACGCGATCGCGGTGCTGACCGAATGGACGCTGTACCGGACGCTCGACTGGGAGCGGCTGCTCGCGTCGATGGAGCGCCCGGCGTTCGTGTTCGACGGCCGCAACATCCTCGATCACCAGCGCCTGTTCGATCTCGGGTTCAATGTCTTCGCCATTGGCAAGCGCCCGCTTCGACACGTGTGAGCCGTGCGGGCCGACGCGGGGGTGGAGCCTGGCCGTCGATGGGCGCGCCCTGGCAGATGAGCGTCCGGATGTCGCGACAGACCGTCCGCACCGACACCAACACCGACACCAACCGCCGCGCCAACGAACGAGGGTCGGTGTTTCCCGGCGCCGCGACCGGTTCGACGGTTCGAGTGTGCAGCCGGTGGAGCGACCGTGGACGAGAAGTGCCTCTGAGGCGCGGAAGCGCCCCAGAGGCCCGCTGGCAGGTGGATCGACGAGCGAACGCTAGAACGTCATGCGGACGCCGACCCGCATGATGCGCGGCTGGAGGATCTCCATGACCGCGGTATACCCGGTCGCGCCGGTGGCTCCCCTGTCGTACTGGCGGCCGAGGGGCGTTGCCGAATTGAACAGGTTGAAGATGTCGAGGTCCGCGTTCATCGACACCGGCCCGAACCTGAACGTCTTGCCGATACGCACATCGAGCGTGGACATCGCCGGCAGCCGATCCTGCACGAAGTCCGACACCAGCAACACGCGCTTCCGGTCGGTGAACGCGTCGCCCGTGCTGATCTCCTGGTACCACGGCATCGGGTAGCCCTGTCGCACCAGGAAGCTCGCGCCGAGGTCGATGCCGTATGGCGCCTGGTAGGCACCGTTCGCGATGAACTGGTACTTCGGCTGGACCATGTAGATGCCGCTCTTGCCCGAACCGCCCGCGGCCGACACGACGGCGCCGCCGTCAATCAGCGGTCCGATGGTACCGGCCTGGGTCTGGTTCCAGCTTCCGGCGATGTGGGTGGGATCGATGATCGACTTCGACGGATCGGTGAAGTACTCGCGCCAGTCGTTGGTCGAGAAGCCGAAGCGAGCCATCCAGCGTTTGGACATTCGCTTGGTGGCGCTGACCTCGAAACCCATGTATCGCTGGTGGTATCCCTGGCGCGTCTGATACTCGGTGCCCCCGGCGGGATTCCGCTCGACGGCAGCGTCGGAGACGACGTAGTACGGCGCGCTGTACGAGCCACCGGTCGTCCCGTCGAACCCGGTCGGCAGCGTCCCGGTGAGCGTCCCGCCCAGCACGAAGTCCTTGCTCGTCGTCCCGATGAGTGGACGCCAGTTGAAGTCGTAGGAGTACCGATAGGTGAACGAGGCGCTGACGCCGAAGTTCGGCATCAGTTCGTGGTCCACGCCGACGATGAGCTCGTGGGTCTTCGGCGCGGAGTAGCTCCCGACCTGGTTGATCGCGGTCAGGGTCTTGGGATTCGCCGGATCGAACCCGCTGTAGCTGATGATGCGCGACCGGTCGAGCTCGCCCGGATCGGCCACGCGGTTGCCGTTTGTGTCCACGGCATTGAAGACAGCATACCGGTACTGCGCCAGCGACATGAACGTCGCCGCCGAGCTGCCGAGCTGTGACGTGAACATCGCGTACGTCCCGCGCAACTGGGTCTTTCGCGCCTCGTCCAGCGAGTACGTGACGCCGATGCGGGGCTGGATCGCGCTCTGCTTCAGCACGTCGTCCATGCCTGGCGCGACGATCTCCGGGAACAGGTTCTCGAACCCCGCGAGCGCCGGCTCGACCGACGGCAGGATCGATGCGGATTGCCGATCGTAGCGCACGCCGGCGTTGATGGTGGCCCGCTTCAGCGTAATCGTGTCGCCAACGTAGAAGTTCATGTACTTCGAGCTGCCGTCGGCAACGTAGTCGGCGGTGACCTGCGCGCGGATGTTCGGATAGGTCCGCCACCGGCTGATGATTCGGCTGCCCGGCCACTGCGACACCGAGTGCACCTCGGTCTTCCGCCAGGTGAATCCGAACTTCAGTTCGTGGTTCCCCTTGAAATAGTTGCCATCCACCACCACCGAGTCCTGCGGTCGCTTGGTGGAGTAGTAGTAGTACGACCCGTGCCACACCCGGGCATCGTCCCGGTACGCATTCGCGTTCAGTCCACCTTCAGGCGTGAAGGTGAAGGGGCTGTCGACGTATGCGAAGCGGCCAATCAGGAACAGGTTGCTGCCGACCACGTAGTTCAGTTCGCCCTTGTAGAACTTGCTGGGGCCGTCCTGGTCGAACGTCGTTTCCTGCGTCCGGGTCGTGCTGGCGTCACGGCCGAACTTCTGCTTGTTGGCCGAGTAGTAGGTGAACGAACCTCGGAGCGCCCTGGACATCTGCCCCTGGGTCTTCAGAGAGGTGTTCTTGAGCAGCGTCCGGTCGTGCACACCCGCCAGCTTGAGGACTCGGATGTCCTGCTTCCCGTAGGCCGCCCAGAACCACCAACGGTCCTTCAGGACGGGTCCACCGAGGTCGCCGCCCCAGTCCGTCAACTGCTCGGTCCGGTCGCCCTTGCCCGTCCTCCCGGCCAGGTACTGCAGGTCCGACGGAAGGTTCGTGCTCTGCATCCCCTCGTTCTCGAACAGGCCTCGCCCGCCTCCGTGGAAGGCGTTGGTGCCGGACTTCAGCATCATGTTCATCTGGATGCCGCCGGTCGCGCTCTTCGGATCGGAGCCGCCCGTCACGACGCTCATCTCCTGGAACATGTCGAAGTCATAGTAGAAGGGCGACGACAACGACGACATGTCCGTGATCGGCATGCCGTCCACGTTCCAGGTGGTGTCGTTGCTGCCGGAGCCCTTGCCCATGAAGCCGGCCTGCTGGCCCGACTCCGACCCGCCGACGTTGACGCGGTCCATCACGATGCCCGGCGCGGACTGCATGACCACCCAGGGATCGCGCGCGGTCGGCACCTTCTGGAGTTCATCGAGTGACACCGTGACAGCCGTCGTCTGCTTCTTGTTGTCGAGAACTGGCACCTCGCCGGTGACCGTCACGTTCTCGGTGGTTCCCGTCAACCCGAGCTTGATCGCCAGCGGGACGGAGACGCCAGCCGACACAGGGATGTTCCTGTTCTGCCAGTCCTTGAACCCGGCGAGTGTCGCCTTCATCCCGTAGGTGCCGACAGTCAAGTTGAGGAAGTGGGCCTCGCCACGAGCGTCGGTCGTAGCCGTCTGGTTGATGGGGCCTGTGAGTTCGACGAGGACTCCCGGCACGCGGCCACCGGTCGAATCCTCGATGGCCACGTCGATGCGACCGGTTGACGTCTGCGCCGACGCCCCCGCCGCGATGCCGACGATGGCGGCCATCGCGGTAGCGAGCGCCAGTGGGCGGACAAGAGAAAGAAACATACCTGATCCCTCCAGCAGAGCGTGTGAACCATCCGCGAACGCGCGGTGGAATCGTCCGATCGATCTTAGGAATCCAGCGGTGGAAGGTCTTTCCGGAAGCGATCGGTTTTCGCTCGATAGATCAGTGAGGCGACAGGGAGGATGGGAATTCAGGCGATCCATGATTCTGGATGGCGTCGATCTCCATCTATTCGGATCCGATCCAGCAGACGATCAGTGCAGAGACTCCAAGGCCGCCGCCGCCGCCACTTCGGGCCCGTGCCCCTGGACGACGGATACACCGGGGGGCAGCGCTCGC encodes:
- the pgl gene encoding 6-phosphogluconolactonase gives rise to the protein MRPGLTVVDNPEDVARTAADAVVRLAKEAVERRGRFVIALSGGSTPKRLYRLLAEEATLRDAVPWQGVHVCWGDERHVPPTHPDSNYRMVSEALLCHVPIPAAQIHRIAAEYADADSAAWAYERTLREVFDLGEGERPSFDLMLLGMGSDGHTASLFPGSPALAERTRLVIAPWVGTLAAYRITLSLPVLTGAATTLVLIAGSEKAATLRDVLEGPHQPERFPIQGLRESTGRISWLADRAAASALTRSPAQIATEPTREKSL
- a CDS encoding nucleotide sugar dehydrogenase — its product is MNTRVNVLCIGAGYVGGPTMAVIADRCPHATVNVVDINQARIAAWQSDDLPIFEPGLLEVVKRARGRNLHFSTDIEAGIAAADIIFVSVNTPTKTFGEGAGRAADLQYWEKTARQILACATGNKIVVEKSTLPVRTAEAMDRILNSNTRGLRFEVVSNPEFLAEGTAISDLEKPDRVLIGSHDTPDGIRARLAVAELYATWVPRERIIESSLWSAELTKLVANAFLAQRISSINSISALCEVTEADVDEVAYAVGADSRIGPRFLRASVGFGGSCFKKDILNLVYIAQSHGLDEVARYWEAVVQMNEWQEARFVRRMLVSMFNTVAGKRIALFGFAFKAETGDTRESPALAVTRQLAEERAYLVITDPKALDNARVDTAGLACAIEFEPDPYLAARGAHAIAVLTEWTLYRTLDWERLLASMERPAFVFDGRNILDHQRLFDLGFNVFAIGKRPLRHV
- a CDS encoding TonB-dependent receptor, encoding MFLSLVRPLALATAMAAIVGIAAGASAQTSTGRIDVAIEDSTGGRVPGVLVELTGPINQTATTDARGEAHFLNLTVGTYGMKATLAGFKDWQNRNIPVSAGVSVPLAIKLGLTGTTENVTVTGEVPVLDNKKQTTAVTVSLDELQKVPTARDPWVVMQSAPGIVMDRVNVGGSESGQQAGFMGKGSGSNDTTWNVDGMPITDMSSLSSPFYYDFDMFQEMSVVTGGSDPKSATGGIQMNMMLKSGTNAFHGGGRGLFENEGMQSTNLPSDLQYLAGRTGKGDRTEQLTDWGGDLGGPVLKDRWWFWAAYGKQDIRVLKLAGVHDRTLLKNTSLKTQGQMSRALRGSFTYYSANKQKFGRDASTTRTQETTFDQDGPSKFYKGELNYVVGSNLFLIGRFAYVDSPFTFTPEGGLNANAYRDDARVWHGSYYYYSTKRPQDSVVVDGNYFKGNHELKFGFTWRKTEVHSVSQWPGSRIISRWRTYPNIRAQVTADYVADGSSKYMNFYVGDTITLKRATINAGVRYDRQSASILPSVEPALAGFENLFPEIVAPGMDDVLKQSAIQPRIGVTYSLDEARKTQLRGTYAMFTSQLGSSAATFMSLAQYRYAVFNAVDTNGNRVADPGELDRSRIISYSGFDPANPKTLTAINQVGSYSAPKTHELIVGVDHELMPNFGVSASFTYRYSYDFNWRPLIGTTSKDFVLGGTLTGTLPTGFDGTTGGSYSAPYYVVSDAAVERNPAGGTEYQTRQGYHQRYMGFEVSATKRMSKRWMARFGFSTNDWREYFTDPSKSIIDPTHIAGSWNQTQAGTIGPLIDGGAVVSAAGGSGKSGIYMVQPKYQFIANGAYQAPYGIDLGASFLVRQGYPMPWYQEISTGDAFTDRKRVLLVSDFVQDRLPAMSTLDVRIGKTFRFGPVSMNADLDIFNLFNSATPLGRQYDRGATGATGYTAVMEILQPRIMRVGVRMTF